The Amia ocellicauda isolate fAmiCal2 chromosome 16, fAmiCal2.hap1, whole genome shotgun sequence nucleotide sequence TGTTGTGTAGAACAAAAGTATGTTTATAttgataatacattttcatatatatatatatatatatatatatatatttgaaataatttgtaactttaactgtatttgtatgagcaatttttttgtattacaaatGAAACAAGTGTGAGGGAGAGATGTGTCTTCAGTAGATTTCTAGtcttttttaccttgaaaataaatgtatggatttttctgttgttgttcttttttattGTTCCTTTTTTGGACTTTTCACTATTCAAAAGTTATATTACATTATAGAGAATCCTATACAGGCTGTTATATGGACCAATGGACAATGAACAAAGGTACTATAGCCTACATGTTTGCGTCACGTTTCGGCCGTCAAGTGGAAAAGTTGTGAGAGGAGTAAGCGATTGTCagaatggaataataataataataataataataataataataataataataataataataataatgcaagagaacaaattatgtattttctcaCATGCAAACTAATTTTAGATATTTCTACACAGCTTTATAAACTGATACACTAGAGTTAAAAGTACTTTTTGCATGATATATTACtagatatgtattatttatgttgtaagtcgccctggaataataataataataataataataataataataataataataataataataataataataatagtatgcagGTTAATATTAGTGATAGTTTGTAATCCAATAAGTAATAGTATCATTAAGTTAGGAGTAGTGTGCATCACACATAGTATGTAAGTAGGTTAGTAGCTGTAGTATAATAGCAGGTATGTTCATGCCCATTAAAGTATGTCAGTTAGTATAAGTataaataagtattattattttattattaatattattgaccATACAATGGAAACAGTCCCAAGCATAATTCAGCTATTTTCACATCATAAATCCTCTATAACAAAATGTGGTGAAGGTAGCTTAAGAGTGTTTAAAGGTAAAAAGAAATGTCATACAGGACCATGGGCCCAATATGTGACACTTATGCCCTCTACCAttgtagtgtggtgtagtgtggtaaACATACAGTAAGGCGTAGTGGGATGTAGCATGGTAAACAAATCGCTGttatatcattattttaaaataaacactttgcGGTCTTTCATTGTGTATGGTTGAAGTTTGATGTCAACGCAGCTTATGGTTCCTATATTGAATTGGAAGTCCAGCACACGACGCGTTACTGTGTCAATAggctacagtacactacacactCAGTCGTGGTTTTGTTTTCCCACAGTGCACCactctacactttactgtgttggTACCACAGTGCAGCAAACTACCTTTTACCCTGTTACAACTTTACTCTGATCTTAGCATGGTAAACACTACTTCACTGTTTTTATCACAGTACCTGGCACTACACTTCACTGTGAGGTAACCCACACTACATTTAAGGTGTTGCTGTCACACACTACAGTATACAATAAGACAACAGTTTTTACCACTTCTGTTGTATTGAACACAGGTCTGTGACGGGCTGCGCGGCTGTGCAGCGGTCATGTTCTCACAGCGCAGAtatccgcagttctgcgcagatctgcacaatcccaccgatcccattggtggagcagcgcagatctgcggaaattCGCGTcgccattttacaaaaaaaaaaaaaaaaaaaagtttctcttTCTCAGTACTACCTGCGTATTTCCATACATAATAATCCACGCAAATAAAGTAgtgtcacatgcagacaatgTATCAGACTTCAGATATTTGAATGGCATTATTAAAAACGCAGTAAGGCCCATCTGAATCGCGTTCTCGTTTATATTATGTCGCCGTACGGCATGGGTTGTGTTTGTCCTTCCTGCTACCCGTCGTGTTGTCGTGGTGAAAGTACGGACGCTGTGAACCGAGTAGGACTGGCTGAAATAATcctgcttaataataataataatatatccgCAACAAGACAATAAcgccaaaaacacacacacagagatcatGGCTTCTGTTTTAGATGCTCTGTGGGAGGACAGGGATGTCAGATTCGACATTTCACCACAGTAAGAAACGTGCATTTAATatactaataatataatttagcCAGAAGTCAAGTGAGTCTGTTAAGCCTCTGTATAATCCGAGATGTTTTTAAACGTTGTTTATTTGGTTCACTTGGACGTGTGTTGATTTGTCTGCCAATGCATCCTCTGCACACATCTATATGATTGCATGCATTTTACGTTTCTAAAATGATAAGAAAAGTCAGTGGCAGCCTTGTACTGAACATATGTGTTCTGGCTTAACAAGGCAAATGAAGAGCAGGCCAGGTGAAGTCCTCATAGACTGTCTGGATTCAATTGAAGATACCAAGGGAAATAATGGGGACAGAGGTGAGAGTCTGGCTGCAGTAAAACATCGCCATTCACTTCTTGTTGCTGTTGTATTCAGTCTGTACTTATTCATCATCGTTTTTAATAGGAGCACATTCGCCTACACTAAAATAGTGCTCTGTATAGTATTTGAAGTTATTGTATGAAGCTCAGAAGACAGATCATATTGTAaatgtgtgagtgcatgtgccTTTGTTTCAACCATAGAGATGCATTAACATGTGCTGGTTTTACAGGGAGGCTACTGGTGACCAATTTAAGAATCATCTGGCATTCCCTGGCCCTGCCCAGGGTCAACCTGTGTGAGTCAGACAACTTATGTATAacatgtttgtttcctttttcagtGTAATGCACAGTGAATTAAGCTGTGTTTCAGGTGTTTGTCCCTGAGATGGTGGAATATTTTGCCTGCCACTGGTTGaatagttttgttttcactcTCACTAAAGTGGTTTTAATTACAGGGAAGAAATCTTagtttttagggttttaggagtATACagtttagttgttgttgttgttgttgttattaagcAAACAAAGTAGAAGGAACGTAAACATTTTATCTGGATTTTTCTTTTACAGCGGTTGGGTACAACTGTATCATAAACATTACAACAAGAACGGCAAATTCTGTGAGTACAACTAAATGctcatatgtttttaattaaataatatttttaataatacctactttgataatatatatttacttcTGTTTTGTTAGgatgtgtttttccatttaccTTATTTTAGGTTTTGTGTTCATTATTATACTTGTTTCTATGTAGAaccttttttccacattttgaatATGCCAGTGCTGTGTTTCAGAAACTGCGAGGTCAGACTGAAGCACTTTACATCTTGACCAAGTGCAATAACACCAGGTTTGAGTTCATCTTTACCAATGTGGTTCCTGGAAGTCCAAGGCTCTTCACGTCAGTTATTGCTGTTCACAGGTATTGGAAGTTTTCTTTGCAAGTATTAATTTTAGTTTGAAATGCTTGAGAACATTATCAAGTCAACTGGACACCTCCTACTTTTGAAGAGTACAATAAAAGGAAGATATCATTTTTAACCTTTGTCTGATtaatattaaaaaggaaaaatcccATAAGTTATTTTGAacgcttttgtgtgtgtgtgtgcgtgtgtgtttggggcGGGGGGGTTCTATATGTATGATAACATATAAACATCTGTTATCAAGAGAGTAGGGACTCTTGTAACTGATGTAGGCCTATTCTTCCAAGTGAGAGATCTCTCCTGGTGAACTTTAAAGTCAGTGCCAAGCAAGAGCAAAATAATTTGTATCAATCTATTTCTTTACTCTTACCTTTTCATTGTAGAGCATATGAGACCTCCAAAATGTACCGTGACCTGAAACTAAGAGGGGCTCTCATTCTGCAGAAGCAGCTAAGGCTTTTACCCCAGGAGCAAGTGTATGACAAAATTAATGGAGTTTGGAATTTGTCCAGTGACCAGGTATTTTGGTTTCTTATACTTAATTGaaatctttacatttaaaaatgccctGATTAGCTTTGGAGTTCAGTCAGTGAGAATTTGATCCCAAGCCGTGCTGTAAGCTTGAGTTCAGCTAATGTTATCGGCACTCAGTAGTGAAGACTGCAGTCCCTCTTCTCAGACTAATCCCATACTGCTGCTTAAGTTACATGACACTCCAGAGCTTTCCCTAACAGTCTGGCCTAGGTTTATTTTTGGGAACTTCCGCTGCAAGAATTTACAACTGCCCAACTGCTGAATGCACATACCCTTGTTCCAGAAGTCATTCACTTCTAATGCCCGTTCCAATAATTATAGGAAGAAATACCTTAATGCTCAAATGAAAATctcaaatgctttatttttgtttaacccAGACTGTGCTGACAAAAcatttgttgttggtttttttaAGGGTAACCTGGGAACATTTTTCATCACAAATGTGCGTATAGTTTGGCACGCTAACATGAATGACAGCTTTAATGTCAGCATTCCTTATCTGCAGATTGTAAGTATTTataagtattatttatataatcatTTCAGTAATACTCAGTTTAACATGTAGgttcataaaacatgaatgcagTAATAAAATGTCATATATCTATGCCACATAAcgttgattgtttattttaaacttttgttGCTTCTTATGGCTTGAGAAATGAACCCTGTGCATTCCACCCTTGAATTGCTATCATGACCGtgctaataaaatgtatatatataaatccttcTTTTATTGTCCGTCTCCCTCAAAGCGTTCCATCAAGATTAGGGACTCAAAGTTTGGACTGGCACTGGTGATAGAAAGCTCCCAGCAGGTAAATCTGAACCTAAACCTACAACTTCAGATTACTGACCCCAGTATTAATGGCGCTGTTTGCATATGTAATATTAAATGTTAACGTCCTCTTTGGATTAAGGCAGGCAGCCATAtgacatcattatttttcagttttgcttatttctccattttattttatccacGTAGAGCGGAGGATATGTTCTTGGCTTTAAAATCGACCCAATTGACAAGCTTCAAGACGCAGTTAAGGAGATTAACTCATTGCACAAAGTTTACTCGGCGAGTCCTATCTTTGGAGTGGACTACGAAATGGAAGAAAAGGtatgtttttctatttgtgtgcatgttaggatttctttgtttttatccgtGTATAGTGGAAGAAAGAGACCTTATGCCTAATGAATACAGAACAGCATCACCCTGCTCTTTTAATGGAAAGAAAGAAGTACAATTTGTGACTTTTAGAACACATGCTGACGCCACATAGTGAGTGGTTAATGTCAAACAATCTCACATACATTGCGTGGCTTGCGTGGAACGTCTGTCTAGGTGAGCAGGCGTGTTTGGAGGCTGGTGTGAGTGAAGCTGGCTCTTGTGttgcagccccagcccctggAGGAGCTGACGGTGGAGCAGGCGCAAGATGACGTGGAGATCGAGCCCGATGAGCAGACCGACGCTTTCGCCGTGAGTTTGCGACGTCGAGAAAATGTCACTTTATCCCCCCCAAGGGCCTTTCGTTCTTCTTCACGCTCTAAAAATAACACAGCGCTGAAGCACACTGCCACAATGTCCCACAAATACACTCCAACGTGAGTGGTGTGGAACTGGTTTCCGAAACGTTCATGCGTCTGCTTTGACAGATGATTATTAGTAACGAAagtcacatttttatttgataaGCAAAGCACATAGGGATAGTAAAGTGATATTacatttgtgtgagtgtgtttatttgtcagtgttgaATTACTTTATAGAATGTATGTtcattgtaatgttattttctttctttaccaGGCATACTTCGCTGATGGTAACAAGGTAATGTGCGCCAACTATGTTTTCTGAACTTAGCCTTTATATTAGTCATTAGTAtagtatttcattttaattttgattttgttATATTGAAAGCAACAAGATCGAGAGCCTGTGTTTTCCGAAGAACTGGGACTAGCAATTGAAAAACTGAAAGATGGATTTTCTCTGCAAGGACTTTGGGAAGTCATGGGATGAGCTTGTAATCTCTGTTATCGATGTTTGGTTCTGAAAACCAATacacatttctttaagtatttCTTatgtaacatttgtattttctgtattattcTAGGCGCTGGATTACATAGATCATATTTACTTAAATAAGCTGTGATTAAACATGTCAGATGCTAATTCAGCTGAGAATAATcatataaaatattgtatatacTGTTGTATAGACTTGTTTcgtatttttgtattcatacaTGTTTGAGCTATTGTCTATTTATTATGTACTGCTTTTGGATAATTAAATGAGATTCAGAAACAAACATTTACTTGTTCATTAATGGATTCTCAGGAAAGCATATGGTTTGTGGTGATTCAAAATGAAGCCTACGTGTTTTTAAAAGGTCCATGTCTGGCTCAGGTGCAGAGACATGTTGTACATGGAGGGAAAACTGAgtcatttgttgttttaaaactcTGAGAATAGTGATCCAGTGGCTATTTTCAAATGAACCAGAGTTGCTCTACTGTTCTACAAATGGGTAAATAAACGTGTCAGCTGTTGTTTTAGCAGCTGCTCTTGACCCCCCGATCACCAGCACTTGCATGAAGGCAGTAACACAACACATTaagaatataaaatgacatggaCTGTGACTTTATTCAattcaaaacattttataaataaatccacACCTAGAGTGGCATAATGCTGTCATTGTTCAGAATGATTCTAACACCGAATCAGTGCTCAGTCGTCATTGCTCTGTTAGATCAGACCCCGGGGCTTAAGTGCGCACATTTCACCCAGCTGTCTCACTCGCCCTCCTTCTTGTCTTACTCAGAGATTTATTAGCTCATCTGATCGCATTTTGTTTGAAGCTTCACTGTCCTGAACTTCACATAGTTCGGAAATGCTCCAATATTTCACAATTCTATATTTAACTTTTAAGAATGATCAGTGATCTTGGCTTAATCTTTAGCATTGCTGTTCATCAGTCACATCACTGGTTTTATACTTTTAACGCTGggattacttaattgaagcaTACGATTTAGGCTTGGTGTGCTTTGTCAAACCTGGAGACCAATAGGGATAAAAGAAGGAAAAGCCAAAGAAGGAAAGctggaggaaaagagagagatacacacagacTGTGAGTACCCCATGCCGAAATGTCATAGAAAGTTAATCGAAGTTTAGTTTTAAACTCAATGATGAAGgtttgtgtacatgtgtgtgtatatataaacatgtatactcattttcttttatttgggTTGAACTCTTGTCAATTCCCATAGTGACCAAAATCCACAgttgcttctttcagtctgtgaCAGCTGCAGGAGTGGGACAACTTTCCAATTTGGCTAACCTGAATTCCTACAGGCTGGGCTGTGTGGCTATATTTAGAGGGGCAGGATTAAATTGCAGGGGTTTCAGACTGGGCTCTGTGCGTTGATCAGCCCTTTTTCCAGCAAGACCTGTGTGCCGACAAGAACTGCGGCCTTCACCTCCCACTACGACCCACGTCTCCATCAGAATGGACCCCACAAAAGACATAAAGGAAGAGCTGCGTCTCTACCAGAGCACCCTGCTGCAGGACGGTCTCAAGGAACTTCTGGATGACAACAAGTTTATTGACTGTACGCTCAAAGTGGGAGACAGAAGCTTGCCTTGCCACCGGCTGATCATGGCAGCATGCAGCCCGTATTTCCGTGAGATTTTCTTTGCCGAGGAGGGGAAAGAGAGTAAAAAGGAGGTGGTCCTGGAAAACGTGGACCCCAAAATAATGGATATGATTGTAACGTACCTCTACTCGGCTGAAATTGACCTGACGGATGAGAACGTGCAAGATATCTTTGCTGTGGCAAGCCGCTTCCAGATCCCGTCTGtgttcacagtgtgtgtgagctATCTGCAGAAAAGGCTGGCCCTCAACAACTGCCTGGCCATATTCAGGCTTGGGCTCCTTTTAAACTGCCCTAGGCTGGCGGTAGCTTCACGAGACTATATTTCAGACCGATTTGAGTTCCTGTCCAAAGAAGAGGACTTCCTCCAGCTGGCTCCACATGAACTCATTGCTATTATTGCAGGAGATGCCCTGAACGTGGAAAAAGAAGAGATTGTGTTTGAAGCAGTGATGAAGTGGGTCAGAAGCGACAAGCAGAACCGGGTCAAGAATCTGAGCGAGGCTTTCGACTGCATCCGCTTTCGCCTGTTGCCGGAGAAGTACTTTAAGGAGTACGTGGAAAAGGATGACATTATCAAGACGAACCCCGAGCTGCTGAAGATAATCCAAGTCGTTAAAGATGCCTTTGCTGGGAAGCTCCCGGAGACGGGGAAAAAGGCTGAATCTGGTGATGGAGTGGTGAACGGCGATGTGGAAGATGAAGACTTGCTGCCCGGGTACCTGAACGACATTCCCAGACATGGCATGTATGTCAAAGACT carries:
- the bbs5 gene encoding BBSome complex member BBS5 → MASVLDALWEDRDVRFDISPQQMKSRPGEVLIDCLDSIEDTKGNNGDRGRLLVTNLRIIWHSLALPRVNLSVGYNCIINITTRTANSKLRGQTEALYILTKCNNTRFEFIFTNVVPGSPRLFTSVIAVHRAYETSKMYRDLKLRGALILQKQLRLLPQEQVYDKINGVWNLSSDQGNLGTFFITNVRIVWHANMNDSFNVSIPYLQIRSIKIRDSKFGLALVIESSQQSGGYVLGFKIDPIDKLQDAVKEINSLHKVYSASPIFGVDYEMEEKPQPLEELTVEQAQDDVEIEPDEQTDAFAAYFADGNKQQDREPVFSEELGLAIEKLKDGFSLQGLWEVMG
- the klhl41a gene encoding kelch-like protein 41a, with product MDPTKDIKEELRLYQSTLLQDGLKELLDDNKFIDCTLKVGDRSLPCHRLIMAACSPYFREIFFAEEGKESKKEVVLENVDPKIMDMIVTYLYSAEIDLTDENVQDIFAVASRFQIPSVFTVCVSYLQKRLALNNCLAIFRLGLLLNCPRLAVASRDYISDRFEFLSKEEDFLQLAPHELIAIIAGDALNVEKEEIVFEAVMKWVRSDKQNRVKNLSEAFDCIRFRLLPEKYFKEYVEKDDIIKTNPELLKIIQVVKDAFAGKLPETGKKAESGDGVVNGDVEDEDLLPGYLNDIPRHGMYVKDFVLMINDTAAVAYDPNENECYLAAMAEQIPRNHVSLTTKNKRVCVIGGLFVDEENKEVPLQCYFFQLDSLSGEWIAFPPMPSPRCLFGLSEYDDIIVAVGGKDLQTDLSLDSVLVFDQQSMKWSENKKLPLKIHGHSVVSHNGLVYSIGGKTDDKKTINKMFMYNPKKSEWKELAAMKSPRAMFGAVVHNGKIVVAGGVNEDGLIAACEVYDIATNKWDVMTEFPQERSSVNLVSSAGSLYAIGGFAMVQLENKEFAPSEVTDVWKYEEDKKQWGGMLREIRYASGASCVPIRLNVTKLPKL